A region of the Streptomyces sp. NBC_00442 genome:
TCGACGGCGGCGGGCGCGTCGGGCGCGACGTCGGCGTACGGGTCCGCGACGACGTGCGCGGCGGAGAAGACCGAACGGGAGGCGGGCGGCGGGCCCGGCGGCAGCGCGAGCGGGGCCGCGCGGGGCTCGTAGCGGTTCGTCGTGCCGTCGGGGCCCGGCAGCAGGAGGCTCACAGCGCGATCTCCGGAACGTCGAGACGGCGGCCCTCGGCGCAGGAGCGCAGGCCCAGTTCGGCGAGCTGCACGCCGCGCGCACCCGCGAACAGATCCCAGTGGTAGGGCTCGTCCAGCGCCACGTGCCGCAGGAACAGCTCCCACTGCGCCTTGAACCCGTTGTCGAACGTGTCGTTGTCCGGGACCTCCTGCCACTGAGCGCGGAACGGCTCCGTGGCGGGAAGGTCGGGGTTCCACACCGGCTTCGGCGTCGAACCACGGTGCTGCACACGGCAGTTGCGCAGGCCCGCGACCGCCGAGCCCTCGGTTCCGTCCACCTGGAACTCGACGAGTTCGTCGCGGTTGACGCGCACCGCCCACGAGGAGTTGATCTGGGCGACCGCGCCGCCCTCCAGCCGGAAGATGCCGTACGCGGCGTCGTCGGCCGTCGCCGTGTACGGCTTGCCGTGCTCGTCCCAGCGCTGCGGGATGTGGGTGGCGGTCTGCGCGGTCACCGACGTGACCCGGCCGAACAGCTCGTGCAGGACGTACTCCCAGTGCGGGAACATGTCCACGACGATGCCGCCGCCGTCCTCGCGCCGGTAGTTCCAGGACGGGCGCTGCGCGCTCTGCCAGTCGCCCTCGAAGACCCAGTAACCGAACTCGCCGCGCACGGACAGGATCCGGCCGAAGAACCCGCCATCGATCAGACGCCTCAGCTTCAGCAGGCCCGGCAGGAACAGCTTGTCCTGGACGACGCCGTGCTTCACGCCGGCCGCGCGGGCGAGCCGGGCCAGGTCGAGCGCGCCGGCCAGTCCGGTCGCGGTCGGCTTCTCGGTGTAGACGTGCTTGCCCGCCGCTATGGCCTTGCCGAGCGCCTCCTCGCGGGCGGACGTCACCTGGGCGTCGAAATAGATGTCGACGCTCGGATCGGCGAGCACCGCGTCCAGATCGGTCGACCACTCGGTGAGGCCGTGCCGTTCGGCCATCGCCTTCAGCGCGTGGTCGCGCCGGCCGATCAGGACCGGCTCGGGCCACAGCGTGGTCCCGTCGCCCAGATCGAGGCCGCCCTGCTCGCGGAGGGCGAGGAGGGAGCGTACGAGGTGCTGGCGGTAACCCATGCGTCCGGTGACGCCGTTCATGGCGATCCGCACGGTCCTGCGTGACGACGCCGTCATGTGATCCCTCCGAAGCTGTGGGATGGGGGCTGTGAGGTGTGTGGGTGTGGGCGGTTCGGCGATAGTAAGCGCTTTCTACAGGGCAGGACGCTAGCCTGCGCACAGCGCCTCGGACAAGAGGCCGAAAGCTTGAACGGCCGGGCGGTGGTTCGACCATGGCCCGGACACGGTTCCGGGGCGCGGTGGCACGGTGCGACCTGGCCGGCCGCGGTTCGACCACGGCCCGATCGGTGCGGAGGCAGAGATGACAGCGACCCTGGCGGACGTGGCGGCTCGGGCCCAGGTGTCCCCGGCGACCGTGTCGCGCGTGCTCAACGGCAACTATCCGGTGGCCGCGGCCACGCGGGAGCGGGTGCTGCGCGCGGTCGACGACCTCGACTACGTCCTGAACGGGCCCGCGAGTTCGCTCGCCGCGGCCACGTCCGATCTGGTCGGCATCCTCGTCAACGACATCGCCGACCCGTTCTTCGGCATCATCGCCGGTGCGGCCCAGGCGGCCATCGGCGAGGAGCGCGGGGCGCGCGAGAAGCTCTCCGTCATCTGCAACACCGGGGGCTCGCCGGAACGCGAACTGACCTATCTGACGCTGCTCCAGCGCCAGCGCGCGGCCGCCGTCATCGTGACGGGCGGTGCCCTTGAGGACCCCGAGCACGCGGCGGCGGTCGCCGCGAAGCTGGCGCGGCTGGCCGACGCGGGGACCCGGATCGTGCTGTGCGGGCGGCCGCCGCTGCCCGGCGACAGCGTCACCGCGACGCTCGCGTTCGACAACCGGGGCGGCAGCAGGCGCCTGGCGGAACACCTCATCGGGCTCGGCCACCGCAGGATCGGTTACGTGGCCGGGCCCACCGAGCGCACGACGACCCGGCACCGCCTGGAGGGCCACCGGGCCGCCCTCGCGGAGGCCGGACTCCGTCTCGACCACCTGGTGGTGCACGGGTCCTACGACCGGCGTTCCGGGTACGATGCGACGCTCGAACTGCTGCGCAGGGATGGCGAGTTGACGGCTGTGGTGGCCGCGAACGACACGGTGGCGCTGGGGGCGTGCGCGGCGCTGCGGGACCGGGGGGTTTCCGTGCCGGGGGAGGTGTCGGTGGCGGGGTTCGGGGATCTGCCGTTCAGTGCGGATGCGGTGCCGGGGCTGACGACGGTGCGGTTGCCGTTGGCTGAGGCGGGGGCTCGGGCGGGCCGTCTTGCCCTTGCTCTCGATCCGGCTCCGCCGGGGGGGATCGCGACGGTGCAGGGTGAGCTGATGGTGCGCGCCTCGACGGCCGCGCCGCGCCGCCCGTAGCCCCTTTCGCGCAGTTCCCCGCGCCCCCAAAGCGGCGGTGATCTGCGGGCCGTGCTCGCTTCTCGCGCAGTTCCCCGCGCCCCCAAAGCGGCGGTGATCTGCGGGCCGTGCTCGCTTCTCGCGCAGTTCCTCGCGCCCCCGAAATGTCGGTGATCTGCGGGCCGTGCTCGCTTCTCGCGCAGTTCCTCGCGCCCCTGACCACTTGGTGCCGGCCGGCATGGGCATCCTCGGCCCCGTCATGGGTTGCGCGATACGGGGTCCGGGGCGGAGTCCCAGGGGGGGATGGGCGGGGCTAGTTCTGGGTGGGCATGGCGTGGGTGAGGGCGTTCAGGCTGATGGCGACGACCGCGCGGAGCTGCTTCTGGCTCGCGCTCGTCCGGCTCAGCACGGCCAGTGACTGGTTGACCGCCGCCAGGTGAACCGCGAAGTCGTCGGCATCGCCCTCGGCCAACCGTGCGGCGCTCAGGGCGGCTCGCAGCCGCGCACGCTGAAAGCCCAGCGCTTCCGTCGCGCGGGCGGCGATCGTGGGGCCGAGTACCGGTGCCGCCATCGCGGTCTGGGCGATCAGGCATCCATCGGGGACGTCGGGGTCTGCGATGCGTCGCAGGGTGACCTCGAAGAACGCCCGTACCGCCTGGAGGGGGTCCTCGGACGCACAGGAAAGCGCCAGGTCGTACCTGCCTCCGTACCGCGCGGCGTAGCGGTCCAGGCAGCGCAGGTACAGCGCGTCCTTGTCGCCGAACGAGGAGTAGATGGAACTGCGGTTCAAGCCGGTCGTCCTGGAGAGGTCGTCGAGGGACGTGTCGGCGTATCCGGCCCGCCAGAACTGGACCATCGCCGCGTCGAGCGCGATGTCCACGTCGAACTGCTTCTTCCCCGCCATCACGCACGCACCTCGCTCTTGGAGCAGCCGTTGTGGGCTTGCCCTGCCCACTCTATCTTGAACCGTTCAGTTCAAGATGGCGTAGGCTCACGACATGACCGACGACGCCATGGCCCCGACCCCGATCCCGACCCCGTCCCGCTCCTACGAGCAGAACCCGGTCCCCGGGTTGCCGCTGTACGACCTCGCGGGCTTCACCCACCGCTGGGTCGACGCGGAGGGAATCCGGATGCACGCCGTGGAGGGCGGCCGGCCGGCCGGTCCCACCGTCGTCCTGCTCGCCGGATTCCCGCAGACCTGGTGGGCCTGGCGCAAGGTGATGCCGGGCCTTGCCGAGCGATTCCGCGTGATCGCGATCGACCTGCCGGGGCAGGGCCACTCCGACCGCCCTCAAGGGGCCTACGACACGCACACCGTCGCTTCGCGTGTTCAGGCCGCGCTGACCGCGCTGGACGTGTCGAAGTACTGGCTCGTCGGCCACGACATCGGGGCCTGGGTCGCCTTCTCGCTGGCCCTGACGCACGAAGAGCGCCTGCACGGTGTGGCTCTGCTCGACGCCGGCATTCCCGGCATCACCCTCCCGGAGTCCATCCCGACGGATCCCGAACGGGCCTGGAAGACCTGGCACTTCGCCTTCCACCTGGTGCCCGAGCTGCCCGAGACTCTGCTCACCGGCCGCGAACGTGACTACGTCGGCTGGTTCTTGAAGGTCAAGGCTCTGTCCCCGAACGCCTTCGACGGTGCCGAGGTCGACCATTACGCCGCGGCGATCGCGGCCGAGGGAGGGCTTTCGGCGTCGCTCGCCTATTACCGCGACGCGGCGGAATCGGCGCGTAGGAATCACGACGCTCTCGAACGAGGGCGCTTGACCTTGCCGGTCCTGGGAATCTCCAGCTCCCATGGCTCGATTCCGGACATGGCTGCTTCCATCAGGGCGTGGGCAGAGAACGCGACCGGCGTTGTCGTCCCAGGGGCCGGGCACTTCATTCCTGACGAGCGGCCGGGTGTGGTGGTGGACGTGTTGACCGCGTTCATCGGTGGCGGGAGGGTCGACTAGGCGGTGCTTGGCTGGGCCCCTGAAACCCGCTTCCGTCTGCGGGCGAGTGGGGGGCCGCCCGCGCAGTTCCCCGCGCCCCTTACGGGGCTCGGTGGAGGCATGGCTAGCCCGTCCGGCGATCGAGGACGAGCGCCCTTGAGGCGCGAACGAGGTCTGGGGCGGAGGCCCAGGGGGTTAGGTGGGGGGTGGGGTCAGGGAGGTGCAGGGGCGGAGGGCGGTCAGGCGGGACGTCACCGACTTCGCCGCCGCCCCGGACTGCGGCATCGGAACACCCCGCCCGTCCACCACCGCCGGCGTGAACGCCTGCTTCACCACCCGGCCGTGCGCCACCGTCAACGTCGCGATCCCGCTGTCATCGGAGTGCGGGTACGGCGACGTCCCGTACCAAAGCAGGTTCCCCAGACCGTAGTTGACGTACGTCTTGCCCAGCATCCCCGACCCCAGCATCACGTGCGCGTGCGTGCCGACCACCGCCGTCGCCCCCGCCGCGGACAGCTTCGCCGCGATGGACTTCTGCTCGGGCCCCGGGCAGCTCTGCCCCTCCGTGCCCCAGTGCAGGTACACCACGACCACATCCGCCTGCGCCTTCGCCCGCTTCACCGCCGCGACGAGCTTCGCCGCGTCGAGCGCGGAGGCTATGCCGGGCTTCTTCGGGCCGGCCCGGAACTTGTCGTTGGTCAGGTCCATCACCTGGCTCGCCGCTACGACGGCCAGCTTCACCCCGCGGATGTTCTTCACGTACGGCTTGTACGCCTCCGCCTCGTTCGCGCCGATGCCCAGGACCGGTATCGGCGCGTGGTGCACGGCGTCCAGCGTGTCGGAGAGACCCGCGGGGCCGTAGTCGACGGCGTGGTTGTTGGCCATCGACACCGCGTCCACGCCCGACTTCTGGAGCACGTTCAGGGCGCTCGGCGGCGTACGGAAGTGGTACAGCTTCGGCTCCTCGGAGCCGCGCGTGGTGATCGCCGTCTCCAGGTTGACCATCGCGAAGTCGGCGCTCGCGACGGTCCGGGAGATGGGGCCGAGGGCCGGATCGGCCGGGGTCGCGTTCAGGCGGGACGCGGTCCGCTCGGTGAAGTGGACGTCACCGCCGAACGCGAGGGTGATCGTGCCCGGCGCCAGCGACGGCGTGGGCCCGGCCGTCACATCGGCCTGCGCCTCGGGGCTCGCGTCGGCGGACCGCGCGGCCCCGGACTGTACGGCGGCGGGCGCGGCCGACGGCGTGCCCGAG
Encoded here:
- a CDS encoding CapA family protein — its product is MIPPARARARRRRSATAQASVLAVGALLASAGCSGTPSAAPAAVQSGAARSADASPEAQADVTAGPTPSLAPGTITLAFGGDVHFTERTASRLNATPADPALGPISRTVASADFAMVNLETAITTRGSEEPKLYHFRTPPSALNVLQKSGVDAVSMANNHAVDYGPAGLSDTLDAVHHAPIPVLGIGANEAEAYKPYVKNIRGVKLAVVAASQVMDLTNDKFRAGPKKPGIASALDAAKLVAAVKRAKAQADVVVVYLHWGTEGQSCPGPEQKSIAAKLSAAGATAVVGTHAHVMLGSGMLGKTYVNYGLGNLLWYGTSPYPHSDDSGIATLTVAHGRVVKQAFTPAVVDGRGVPMPQSGAAAKSVTSRLTALRPCTSLTPPPT
- a CDS encoding LacI family DNA-binding transcriptional regulator, with translation MTATLADVAARAQVSPATVSRVLNGNYPVAAATRERVLRAVDDLDYVLNGPASSLAAATSDLVGILVNDIADPFFGIIAGAAQAAIGEERGAREKLSVICNTGGSPERELTYLTLLQRQRAAAVIVTGGALEDPEHAAAVAAKLARLADAGTRIVLCGRPPLPGDSVTATLAFDNRGGSRRLAEHLIGLGHRRIGYVAGPTERTTTRHRLEGHRAALAEAGLRLDHLVVHGSYDRRSGYDATLELLRRDGELTAVVAANDTVALGACAALRDRGVSVPGEVSVAGFGDLPFSADAVPGLTTVRLPLAEAGARAGRLALALDPAPPGGIATVQGELMVRASTAAPRRP
- a CDS encoding Gfo/Idh/MocA family protein, whose protein sequence is MTASSRRTVRIAMNGVTGRMGYRQHLVRSLLALREQGGLDLGDGTTLWPEPVLIGRRDHALKAMAERHGLTEWSTDLDAVLADPSVDIYFDAQVTSAREEALGKAIAAGKHVYTEKPTATGLAGALDLARLARAAGVKHGVVQDKLFLPGLLKLRRLIDGGFFGRILSVRGEFGYWVFEGDWQSAQRPSWNYRREDGGGIVVDMFPHWEYVLHELFGRVTSVTAQTATHIPQRWDEHGKPYTATADDAAYGIFRLEGGAVAQINSSWAVRVNRDELVEFQVDGTEGSAVAGLRNCRVQHRGSTPKPVWNPDLPATEPFRAQWQEVPDNDTFDNGFKAQWELFLRHVALDEPYHWDLFAGARGVQLAELGLRSCAEGRRLDVPEIAL
- a CDS encoding alpha/beta fold hydrolase; this encodes MTDDAMAPTPIPTPSRSYEQNPVPGLPLYDLAGFTHRWVDAEGIRMHAVEGGRPAGPTVVLLAGFPQTWWAWRKVMPGLAERFRVIAIDLPGQGHSDRPQGAYDTHTVASRVQAALTALDVSKYWLVGHDIGAWVAFSLALTHEERLHGVALLDAGIPGITLPESIPTDPERAWKTWHFAFHLVPELPETLLTGRERDYVGWFLKVKALSPNAFDGAEVDHYAAAIAAEGGLSASLAYYRDAAESARRNHDALERGRLTLPVLGISSSHGSIPDMAASIRAWAENATGVVVPGAGHFIPDERPGVVVDVLTAFIGGGRVD
- a CDS encoding TetR/AcrR family transcriptional regulator, producing MAGKKQFDVDIALDAAMVQFWRAGYADTSLDDLSRTTGLNRSSIYSSFGDKDALYLRCLDRYAARYGGRYDLALSCASEDPLQAVRAFFEVTLRRIADPDVPDGCLIAQTAMAAPVLGPTIAARATEALGFQRARLRAALSAARLAEGDADDFAVHLAAVNQSLAVLSRTSASQKQLRAVVAISLNALTHAMPTQN